A stretch of the Capsicum annuum cultivar UCD-10X-F1 chromosome 10, UCD10Xv1.1, whole genome shotgun sequence genome encodes the following:
- the LOC107845924 gene encoding LOW QUALITY PROTEIN: RNA polymerase sigma factor sigB (The sequence of the model RefSeq protein was modified relative to this genomic sequence to represent the inferred CDS: inserted 1 base in 1 codon): MSFLLPQFKCLPDTFALSFKTHQHSAPQILKGRDPFQLRTQCVLSTTSTVAATVLDIEKLQLPSIEVLSNSVAADRAWKPPSETATTTVVDIQKLKLKSFEAHSDSVAPESPWRYSEGVSLSNEVNTKAALATENLLTGEEAVIAAAAAEAVALAKAAVKVARDAAMLVGHHNSKYSDNTVAGTPSTAGITLLDRVRLVQPCETGRNNIVGELKVREMRWSGSNSSGNSLMDSEDLESTHDELELLQAELLDRIAVRSKRQIERKARRARAAERAAANVVSVKSGSTGRKKRATVQDVDYSDPLHYLRGTSTSRLLTASEEHKLSDGIQDLLKLERLQDELAERCGEQPTFGQWAAAAGVDHKTLRKCINYGILCKDKMIKSNIRLVISIAKNYQGAGMNLQDLVQEGCRGLVRGAKKFDASKGFKFXTYAHWWIKQAVRKSLSDQSRTIRLPFHLVEATYKVKEARKQLYSENSRHPDEEEIAEATGLSMKRLSAVMLTPKAPRSLDQKIGFNQNLKPSEVIADPEAETSEETMIKQFMKQDLQKVLDTLNPRERQVIRWRFGLEDGRMKTLHEIGELIGVSRERIRQIESSAFRKLKNKKRTRHLQQYITA, translated from the exons ATGTCTTTCCTATTGCCTCAATTCAAGTGCTTGCCTGATACTTTTGCCCTTAGCTTCAAAACTCATCAACATTCTGCCCCTCAAATTT TAAAAGGTAGAGATCCTTTTCAATTGCGGACTCAGTGCGTCTTATCAACAACATCAACAGTGGCAGCTACAGTGCTTGATATTGAAAAGCTACAATTACCATCTATCGAAGTTCTTTCAAATTCAGTTGCGGCAGACAGAGCATGGAAGCCACCATCAGAAACTGCCACAACCACAGTAGTAGATATACAGAAGCTAAAGTTGAAGTCTTTTGAGGCTCATTCTGATTCAGTTGCTCCAGAGAGTCCATGGAGATACAGCGAAGGAGTTTCTCTGTCCAATGAG GTGAACACTAAAGCTGCTTTAGCTACTGAAAATCTTCTCACGGGTGAAGAAGCTGTAAtagctgctgctgctgctgaagCAGTTGCTTTGGCAAAAGCCGCAGTAAAGGTTGCAAGAGATGCTGCCATGTTAGTCGGCCATCACAACTCAAAATACTCAGATAACACTGTGGCAGGTACTCCATCCACAGCTGGGATTACCCTGCTTGACAGGGTTCGTCTGGTTCAACCTTGCGAAACAGGAAGAAACAACATTGTTGGGGAGCTAAAGGTACGTGAGATGAGATGGAGTGGAAGTAATTCATCGGGGAACTCACTTATGGATTCTGAAGACCTGGAATCAACACATGATGAACTGGAACTTCTTCAAGCAGAGCTTTTAGATCGCATAGCTGTTAGATCTAAGCGTCAAATTGAACGGAAGGCTAGAAGAGCTAGAGCAGCAGAGAGGGCTGCAGCCAATGTTGTGTCAGTGAAGTCTGGTTCCACAGGCAGAAAAAAGCGTGCTACAGTACAAGATGTTGATTATTCTGATCCATTGCATTACTTGAGAGGAACAAGTACTTCAAGGCTGCTCACTGCATCTGAAGAACATAAGTTATCAGATGGAATACAG GACCTATTGAAGTTGGAAAGGCTTCAGGACGAGCTTGCAGAGCGCTGTGGGGAGCAGCCCACTTTTGGCCAATGGGCTGCTGCAGCTGGAGTAGATCATAAGACCCTAAGGAAGTGTATAAACTATGGCATTCTTTGTAAAGATAAAATGATTAAGAGCAACATAAGGCTTGTTATCTCCATTGCCAAAAATTATCAAGGAGCAGGAATGAATCTTCAAGATTTGGTTCAG GAAGGATGTCGGGGCCTTGTAAGGGGTGCTAAAAAGTTTGATGCTTCAAAGGGTTTTAAGT TAACATATGCGCATTGGTGGATTAAACAGGCTGTTAGGAAGTCCCTTTCTGATCAGTCCAGGACAATTCGGTTGCCA TTTCACTTGGTCGAGGCAACTTATAAAGTCAAGGAAGCAAGAAAGCAATTATATAGTGAAAATAGTAGACACCCTGACGAGGAGGAAATTGCTGAAGCAACAGGATTGTCAATGAAGAGACTCTCTGCTGTGATGCTAACTCCTAAAGCTCCAAGATCACTTGACCAGAAGATCGGGTTcaaccaaaatctcaaaccttCG GAAGTGATTGCAGATCCTGAAGCCGAAACATCAGAAGAGACGATGATTAAGCAGTTCATGAAACAGGACCTACAGAAGGTCTTAGACACCTTGAATCCAAGGGAAAGACAAGTCATTCGGTGGCGATTTGGATTGGAGGATGGAAGGATGAAGACATTGCATGAGATAGGAGAATTAATAGGCGTAAGCCGGGAGAGAATCAGGCAAATTGAGTCCAGTGCGTTCCGTAAGttgaagaacaagaaaagaacaaGACATTTGCAGCAATATATAACAGCTTGA